NNNNNNNNNNNNNNNNNNNNNNNNNNNNNNNNNNNNNNNNNNNNNNNNNNNNNNNNNNNNNNNNNNNNNNNNNNNNNNNNNNNNNNNNNNNNNNNNNNNNNNNNNNNNNNNNNNNNNNNNNNNNNNNNNNNNNNNNNNNNNNNNNNNNNNNNNNNNNNNNNNNNNNNNNNNNNNNNNNNNNNNNNNNNNNNNNNNNNNNNNNNNNNNNNNNNNNNNNNNNNNNNNNNNNNNNNNNNNNNNNNNNNNNNNNNNNNNNNNNNNNNNNNNNNNNNTTTTAATGGATAATTTTAGTATATGTATTCCTAATAACATAAATAGTGTCTCGTTACATTCGAATATTCAACTAATTCTATCCCTTCTTATATTGAATGTGATGCATAATTTATAGATTTAATTAACCTACGAATGATTTTTTTTCGGTATCTTCtaattcaacaaattaaaaattaatctgtCATAAATTTAAgctcaatttaaaaatttatcattgaTTAATAGATTGTTTCATACATATCACGAGATTTGAATTCTCGACACTTGCTTAAATAGGTAAGTGAATTAATTATTCGACTAATCTAAATTAGTTAACAAatgactttaattttaaaagtatttgctaattaaaatgttaaatataaaaaaattatattaaaagaattattttattgtataaaaaaaatatatgctcGTAAAAAGATTTGTGTGGAAATAATGGACATGCATATATAAACTACCATCAGCACCATATATATTGCTGGAGAGGGTGAGAAGCCAATAATTGAGTAGAAGAGACAAGATATCGATATAGACTTGAAAGGGATAAGCCAACCTCCAACTCACCAACTTTAAAGTAGAACGTTAAACTTCTATATTTAATTACTCACTAACATTATTGACACACATAATAATAGTACTTAAAGttccttgcttttatatatATCTCACTTTTATTTCCTTACTAAGAACCTGCAAGGACGATGTTCTCATCCcctatagattttttttagtgaTAGGTTCAGGAAGCTTTGGCGTGAAGCCGCGACCGAACTACAGaactatatatatttgtattttttatttttggtttagtTGAGATTTTTTCCGCATCGTTTGTCATTTTGGTTTACAGATGGGTAAGATttgtatttgaaaaattttgaataagtcTATGTATACAATGTTATGTGAATATACTTATGTGATTAAGTGGTTTAATGCAAAGGCATTcgtttatataattaaaaatctgGTTTGTATTTGTGagggctcaatattaaatatagTATTAAATTAAAGGAGTAGAGGTAGGTAGTGCCTGGGATTTTAGTGCGATCATGAGATACTAAAAGTTACAGTGTTACACATATAAAAATCTAACACTCACTTAAGTCACTCACACTCTTTTATTTGAACTATTGCTGACTTGAGAATTATAGTACCTTTTGCATGTACATTGGATAGACATTACCAGcaagaaatattttattttacatatttttaatttatattttatattttaaattgataactaatttttataactaattttaatgtatagtTTAGTataattgtataatttattatatgtatataaaagtTCTTATTTACATGTGGAATATTTTTGTCTTATGCTTTATTTCCCTCATTTCACATATTCTGATTAATTAAGTATTATACATAGACAAAGTGTTTACATTATAGAATGCATGTAATTTGAACTCTTATTATCAACACATGGAAATATTAAAGATGTATAAAATAAACCACCACCATATTTTACAAAAGGGcagtgaaataaaaataaaaaggaaacaCCAAAATCATATATTGAGTTTGAGCTGAAATCAAACACTATACACAACATAAGCACACATATATACAAGGCATCACCTCTTCCCCCCTTGGAAAAAAAACACCCTACTAGCTACatcaaaattacttaataaCTAAGTCACGTGATGCTGTGGTTGCACTGATATCCCCAGTCACGTGATACTTTCCTTTGACAAAGCAGTGAAAACACGTATAGGAGGCGGGTGTATATGTAAATAAGTAAATTATaggaagatttttttttttttccatacgTGAAAATAGGAATATTATTTGTACGCTAATATTATTATCGGACACAAGAACATATATTATACAGAATAGAAACACACAATATTTGACATTACTCAATAAATAAAGTCAATATATTGTGTTTCTTAGTGTCCAAATAACgtacaaataatatatatatatatattatcggTCCCAAGAGTAATAATAAGGAGAATTTGTGTGTTGTGAGTGAAGATTCTTATAAAACCTTTTAATAAACTCTTCAGCTTTAATATCAATTTTGCCACCATCGTCATCATCAAAATCTTCTTCGTCTTTGAGAGGAAAAGGGGAATCAGTGATCCTCAACTGCTTAGGGCTTTTTCCAAACCCTGGCAATGGCATCAATGGCGAATCCATCACCATCTCACAGttgctattgttgttgttatcttTTAGCATCTCAAGAACCTTACATAGGGTTGAAACGTCTTCGTGGTGGTGGCAGCGATGGTGGCGACGGCTGTGGTAATTAAAGGCAGGGCTACTAGTGCAGCTGAATTGGTATTCGCGAGGGTAGAAGGAGAGGTTTTTGTTGTTGCGGAAGGAGGAACGGCGGCGAGTGAAGGCGGCGGCGTAGTGATGGTGGAGAGTGAGAGTGGTGGAGATTGCGTTGCTGGCTGCTATCTTTCCGCGCTTGAGCAAGAGATTGAACTCGGAAATGAGTTTGCTCTTTGATATACCTTTTCTTAACATGACCATAACTATTCTTAGAATGTTCAAGAGCTTCTTTGCCACCATTGGTGCTGCCCTTGCTTCAATTTCCATGATGGATGTGTTGTTTTCTTGGTTTGtttaaagagagaaagagaaaaagtatATGTGTGATCCAGTGAGGGTGTGATGAGTGAATTGGAATTGGTGTGTTTTGGATTGTGAAATGAGGGAATGGGGGATGATATGGTATTtaaagggatccaagagatcttattgtaattaaattccttaaattaattaattaagggcAAGACTAATAAAGTTCCACCTCGTATAATAGCGCGTGAGGAAACGTTTTATGTAGGGttacatattttttaacaagatttttcatattaaataatagataatactacaaaaaaaaaacacaaataattcAAACTTGTCCTagtttattaatatttgtttattataGAGTgcattaaataaaatcaaaactaataaattttagtaGTTTTTGGCTAAATACTTTTTGGGAGactttttgttaaataattattataagttTTACAATTACACCTTTGTAAATGATAATTGCAAAAAGGTTTGCTTTAGTAGAAGTTTATCCTATAGCTAGTAAGACAAATCAACTTTGGAATATATACAAGAAGTATTAGTACATATTGagaaattgttattttttattcttttagcaAAAAATAATTGGAAtgtaaaaagatatatatagtgtgaaaaatagaattactactatttgttatttttttcaatgcatatgagtaaggtattgaatgcaagaatatgtgctcaattatctttttttcatttttacaaaaatatacaataccCAATTTTcagatcaaatattttcaaacccaacttctccacacttaaatcatggaCACTCTCACTCatctaagctaaccaagaatTTAAATtagggacatttattgtttttctcttagagctagtgatgagctaaagtaaagaataaatagAGTTAAAAAGGcac
The Arachis duranensis cultivar V14167 chromosome 5, aradu.V14167.gnm2.J7QH, whole genome shotgun sequence genome window above contains:
- the LOC107490245 gene encoding uncharacterized protein LOC107490245, with protein sequence MEIEARAAPMVAKKLLNILRIVMVMLRKGISKSKLISEFNLLLKRGKIAASNAISTTLTLHHHYAAAFTRRRSSFRNNKNLSFYPREYQFSCTSSPAFNYHSRRHHRCHHHEDVSTLCKVLEMLKDNNNNSNCEMVMDSPLMPLPGFGKSPKQLRITDSPFPLKDEEDFDDDDGGKIDIKAEEFIKRFYKNLHSQHTNSPYYYSWDR